CAAGATTCTGATGGTGACCAACCGGTTCGACGAACACGAGGCGGATTTCTCCAGGGATTACCTGAAGATCCAGGAACTGGCCCTGCGCGACAAGCAGTTCCGGGCCATCACCGACTGGATCGCCGAACATATAGACGACACGTACATCAGTGTCAACGGGGAGTATCGGCAATGCGACTTCTCGAATAACTGGCTAAAGCAGTAACATGTCGGACGTAGCTGCCATTGAACGGCTGGTTGAAAAACACCGGGCGCTGAAAAAGGAAATTGCACGGGTCATCGTAGGCCAGGACCTGGTGATCGACCAGATCCTCTGGAGTATCTACACCGGGGGGCATTCCCTGCTGATCGGGGTACCCGGGCTCGCCAAGACCCTCATGGTAAATACGATTGCCCAAACCCTGGGGCTGGACTTCAAACGGATCCAGTTTACCCCGGACCTGATGCCCAGCGATATCCTCGGAAGCGAGGTGCTGGACCAGAACCGGAATTTTATCTTTGTAAAGGGCCCTGTATTTGCCAATATCATCCTGGCCGATGAAATCAACCGGACGCCCCCGAAGACGCAGGCTGCCCTGCTCGAGGCCATGCAGGAACGGGCGGTGACCATTACCGGGAAACAATATAAGCTGGACCAGCCCTATTTTGTGCTGGCCACCCAAAACCCCATTGAGCAGGAGGGGACCTACCCGCTGCCGGAAGCCCAGCTCGACCGTTTCATGTTTGCCATTGAACTGAAGTACCCGAGCGTGGAAGAGGAAATCACCGTGGTGCAGACTACCACGGACGACCGCACCACCGAGGTGCGCACCTTGTTCCAGGCCGATGAAATCCTGGAGGTCCAGCACCTGATCCGTCGCATTCCCGTTCCCGACAACGTGGTGCGTTATGCCGTGGAGCTCGTCCACAAGACCCGTCCCGGACAGCCCGGGGCGTCCGAACTGGTGAATCAGTACCTGGACTGGGGTGCGGGCCCCCGGGCCTCCCAGAACCTGGTTCTGGCCGCCAAGGCCCATGCGGCCGTAGACGGCAGATTTTCCCCGGATATCGCGGACGTACAGGCAGTTGCGATGGGCATCCTCAGGCACCGCATCCTCAGAAACTACAAAGCGGAGGCGGAGGGAATCTCCGATGAGGATATCATCGGACAGTTACTCTGAAGCGAAATCGCCGCTGAGGTCGCATGAAATCGGTGTTTTGGCGCTTTTATAGTTTCAATTCCCTTGGGTTTTTACTATTTTTGGAGCTAGGCAAACAAGTAAAAACCAATAGCACATGGCATTTGATATAGACATGATTAAAGAGGTCTACAAGGCCTTTCCCGGACGCGTCGATGCGGCCCGTGAACTGGTCGGAAGGCCGCTCACCCTTTCGGAGAAAATCCTTTATGCGCACCTTTGGGACGGAAAGACCTCCCAGGCGTTTGTCAGGGGGAAGGATTACGTGGACTTCGCTCCGGACCGCGTAGCATGTCAGGATGCCACTGCACAAATGGCGCTGCTGCAATTTATGCACGCCGGAAAGCCCTCGGTTGCCGTCCCCACCACGGTGCACTGCGACCACCTGATCCAGGCCAAGGTTGGGGCAAAGAAAGACCTGATCCGCGCCAATGAAACCAGCAACGAGGTTTTCGACTTCCTGGAATCGGTCTCCAATAAATACGGTATCGGCTTCTGGAAGCCCGGGGCCGGGATCATCCACCAGGTAGTGCTGGAAAACTACGCATTTCCCGGTGGGATGATGATCGGGACGGATTCCCATACGGTAAATGCCGGCGGACTTGGGATGGTTGCCATCGGGGTCGGCGGGGC
This genomic window from Robiginitalea biformata HTCC2501 contains:
- a CDS encoding AAA family ATPase; this translates as MSDVAAIERLVEKHRALKKEIARVIVGQDLVIDQILWSIYTGGHSLLIGVPGLAKTLMVNTIAQTLGLDFKRIQFTPDLMPSDILGSEVLDQNRNFIFVKGPVFANIILADEINRTPPKTQAALLEAMQERAVTITGKQYKLDQPYFVLATQNPIEQEGTYPLPEAQLDRFMFAIELKYPSVEEEITVVQTTTDDRTTEVRTLFQADEILEVQHLIRRIPVPDNVVRYAVELVHKTRPGQPGASELVNQYLDWGAGPRASQNLVLAAKAHAAVDGRFSPDIADVQAVAMGILRHRILRNYKAEAEGISDEDIIGQLL